Proteins co-encoded in one Bubalus bubalis isolate 160015118507 breed Murrah chromosome 7, NDDB_SH_1, whole genome shotgun sequence genomic window:
- the UTP3 gene encoding something about silencing protein 10 gives MVGRSGRRARGAAKWAAVRAKASRDPAEDDGEDLESPPSPGDSSYYQDKVDDFHEARSRAALAKGWSEIESGDEDDGDEEEEVLALDVADEDDEDGESEEGDDDDGGSSVQSETEASVDPSLSWGQRKKLYYDTDYGSKSRGRQSQQEAEEEEREEEAEAQLIQRRLAQALQEDDFGVTWVEAFAKPVPQVNEAETRVVKDLAKVSVKEKLKMLRKESPELLELIDDLKVKLAEMKDELEPLLQLVEQKIIPPGKGSQYLRTKYNLYLNYCSNISFYLILKARRVPAHGHPVIERLVTYRNLINKLSVVDQKLSSEIRYLLTLKDGVGKKELNLKAKSMKAKPKSVSETSAAALAVRDLSDDSDFDEEAALKYYKEMEERQKLKRKKEENSTEEQALEDQNAKRAITYQIAKNRGLTPRRKKIDRNPRVKHREKFRKAKIRRRGQVREVRREEQRYTGELSGIRAGVKKSIKLK, from the coding sequence ATGGTGGGAAGATCCGGGCGGCGCGCGCGTGGAGCGGCCAAGTGGGCAGCTGTGCGAGCTAAGGCAAGTCGCGACCCAGCGGAGGACGATGGAGAGGACTTAGAATCTCCACCCTCACCGGGAGACTCGAGCTACTACCAAGATAAGGTAGATGATTTCCATGAGGCCCGATCTCGGGCCGCCTTGGCTAAGGGCTGGAGCGAAATAGAGAGTGGGGACGAGGATGATGgcgatgaggaggaggaggtgctTGCCCTAGATGTTGCCGATGAGGACGATGAAGATGGAGAGAGTGAGGAGGGTGACGATGATGATGGTGGGAGCTCCGTGCAGAGTGAGACTGAGGCTTCTGTGGATCCCAGTTTGTCGTGGGGTCAGAGGAAAAAACTTTACTACGACACGGACTATGGCTCCAAGTCCCGAGGCCGGCAGAGTCAACAAGaagcagaggaagaggaaagagaggaggaggcGGAGGCACAGCTCATTCAGCGGCGCTTAGCCCAGGCCCTGCAAGAGGACGATTTTGGAGTTACCTGGGTGGAGGCTTTTGCAAAACCAGTACCTCAGGTAAATGAGGCTGAGACACGTGTCGTGAAGGATTTGGCGAAAGTTTCCGTGAAAGAGAAGCTGAAAATGCTGCGAAAGGAATCTCCAGAGCTCTTGGAGCTGATAGACGACTTGAAAGTTAAGTTGGCAGAGATGAAGGATGAGCTGGAGCCATTGCTACAGTTAGTGGAGCAAAAGATCAtcccccctggaaaaggaagccAATACCTGAGGACCAAATACAATCTCTATTTGAACTACTGCTCCAACATTAGTTTTTATCTGATCCTGAAAGCTAGGAGAGTCCCAGCACATGGACATCCTGTCATTGAAAGGCTTGTAACCTACCGAAATTTGATCAACAAGTTGTCGGTTGTGGATCAGAAGCTGTCCTCTGAAATTCGTTATCTGCTCACACTTAAAGATGGTGTTGGAAAGAAAGAActgaatttaaaagcaaaatctatGAAGGCCAAGCCAAAATCAGTTTCAGAGACTTCTGCTGCTGCCTTGGCTGTTAGAGACCTTTCTGATGATTCTGATTTTGATGAAGAAGCTGCACTGAAATACTATAAAGAAATGGAAgagagacaaaaattaaagagaaagaaagaagaaaatagtacCGAAGAACAGGCTCTTGAAGATCAAAATGCAAAGAGAGCCATTACTTATCAGATTGCTAAAAATAGGGGACTTACACCTAGGAGAAAGAAAATTGATCGGAATCCCAGAGTCAAACACCGGGAGAAGTTCAGAAAAGCCAAAATTCGCCGAAGAGGCCAGGTTCGTGAAGTTCGCAGGGAAGAGCAACGTTATACTGGTGAACTGTCTGGCATTCGTGCAGGAGTTAAAAAGAGCATTAAGCTTAAGTAA
- the JCHAIN gene encoding immunoglobulin J chain, producing MKNCLLFGGVLAIFVMAVLVTAQDENERIVLVDNKCKCARITSRIIPSAEDPSQDIVERNVRIIVPLNSRENISDPTSPMRTKFVYHLSDLCKKCDTTEVELEDQVVTASQSNICDSDAETCYTYDRNKCYTNRVKLSYRGQTKMVETALTPDSCYPD from the exons ATGAAGAATTGTTTGCTTTTTGGGGGAGTCCTGGCCATTTTTGTTATGGCTGTTCTTGTGACAG cccaagatgaaaatgaaaggattgTTCTTGTTGACAACAAATGTAAGTGTGCCCGGATTACTTCCAGGATCATCCCTTCTGCTGAAGATCCTAGTCAAGACATTGTGGAGAGAAACGTCAGAATTAT tgttcCTCTGAACAGCAGGGAGAATATCTCTGATCCTACCTCACCAATGAGAACCAAATTTGTGTACCATTTGTCTGACCT GTGCAAAAAATGTGACACTACAGAAGTGGAGCTGGAAGATCAAGTAGTCACTGCCAGCCAGAGCAATATCTGTGATAGTGACGCTGAGACCTGTTACACCTATGACAGAAACAAGTGCTACACAAACAGGGTCAAACTTAGTTACCGTGGTCAGACCAAAATGGTGGAGACAGCTCTGACCCCGGATTCCTGCTATCCTGACTAA